The following are encoded in a window of Gossypium raimondii isolate GPD5lz chromosome 13, ASM2569854v1, whole genome shotgun sequence genomic DNA:
- the LOC105783067 gene encoding probable transcription factor At3g04930 — protein MASEQYGAVFEESQDDDEEPSSSGNDDVLNGNDEEDEELLEEEEEEDFNSPSLLPQPIAAVVPSASIPAVPLAVPSSTVVTVASVPLGGSIPDSKRQRIDSAVSEKKPPPPQQFDESRRLFQRLWTDEDEIELLKGFLDYTTSKTNSNSSHHHHHDTALFYDLIKSKLQLDFNKNQLVEKLRRLKKKYRNVMNKINSGKEFSFKSPHDQATFEISRKIWSSSVGKVEDNVLDYDENNITPPTTTNINLLDESGEKKNLTPKSAANKRRSRSKGGKLEEKRVLNDGFVISNNNFNNRSDHDQGNVEGLGGGGGGAGGERGNLTAVVEETVKSCLTPVFKELLGSLIGGGGGGGRGISGMAMNAMPLSFGGTLNFGGGGGGNVEFMDERWRKQQILELEVYSKRLELVQDQIKVALEELRSIGG, from the coding sequence ATGGCTTCCGAGCAGTACGGTGCCGTTTTTGAGGAATCTCAGGACGACGACGAGGAACCCTCTTCCTCCGGCAACGACGACGTGCTCAACGGTAACGACGAAGAGGACGAGGAGTTgttagaagaagaagaggaagaagatttTAATTCCCCCTCTTTGCTACCTCAACCGATTGCCGCAGTCGTACCCTCCGCCTCAATCCCCGCCGTTCCTCTTGCGGTTCCTTCATCCACCGTCGTGACTGTTGCTTCTGTTCCTCTCGGGGGTTCGATTCCCGACTCTAAACGCCAACGGATTGATTCCGCCGTCTCCGAGAAAAAACCTCCTCCGCCGCAACAATTCGACGAATCGCGGCGGTTATTTCAACGTTTATGGACTGATGAAGACGAGATCGAGCTTCTCAAAGGATTTCTCGATTACACGACTTCGAAAACCAACTCTAATTCTTCTCACCATCACCATCACGATACGGCGTTGTTTTACGATCTAATCAAATCGAAACTCCAGCTCGATTTCAACAAGAATCAGTTAGTCGAGAAGCTTCGAAGATTGAAGAAGAAATATAGGAACGTGATGAATAAGATCAATTCAGGTAAAGAATTTTCCTTCAAAAGCCCTCATGATCAAGCTACTTTTGAAATTTCTAGAAAGATCTGGAGTAGTAGTGTTGGCAAAGTAGAAGATAATGTTTTAGATtatgatgaaaataatattactcCTCCTACTACTACTAACATCAATTTACTCGATGAAAGTGGAGAGAAAAAGAATCTTACTCCAAAATCCGCAGCCAATAAGAGAAGGTCAAGGAGTAAAGGAGGGAAACTGGAAGAGAAAAGAGTTTTAAATGATGGGTTTGTGATttctaacaataattttaataataggaGTGATCATGACCAGGGTAATGTGGAAGGACTGGGTGGCGGTGGCGGTGGTGCTGGAGGAGAAAGAGGAAACCTGACAGCAGTAGTAGAGGAGACGGTGAAGAGTTGTTTAACACCCGTGTTTAAGGAGTTGTTAGGTAGTTTAATTGGAGGAGGGGGAGGAGGGGGAAGAGGGATTAGTGGAATGGCTATGAATGCTATGCCATTGAGTTTTGGCGGAACTTTGAATTTTGGTGGCGGTGGTGGAGGTAATGTGGAGTTCATGGATGAGAGGTGGAG